A section of the Anaerolineae bacterium genome encodes:
- a CDS encoding sugar phosphate isomerase/epimerase has translation MGSSQNHQRPVHIGASVSPSFLPAQLEAIDRYMTYARRLGLTSIEIDFSIKGHYPQYAPLPYAWEDSPVWEEVRRRVEQFPMSGAHLPFLGINPLSDDPEEAKWANFEYHSSIDRAGELGLRYVIIHTTGHRPGTTRETWLPIWVDYMGEMAEYARRAGLILCLENAAATFRLDDTAYVIRQVHSPWLRMTFDTGHAQYILNWNGERICAYEAYGSLENFIRREHDILFTLHIHDNYGEQDDHLVIGDGKGDFSYLRTLYELGFDGAWNFEHNIDDNWDSVEVAVRRLRALLGLPAVNTAAS, from the coding sequence GTTGGAGGCCATTGACCGATATATGACGTATGCCCGCCGGCTGGGACTGACCTCCATCGAAATTGATTTCTCCATCAAGGGACACTATCCGCAGTATGCCCCTCTCCCGTACGCCTGGGAGGACAGCCCGGTGTGGGAGGAGGTGCGCCGGCGTGTCGAGCAGTTCCCCATGTCCGGCGCGCACCTGCCGTTCCTGGGCATCAATCCCCTTTCGGATGACCCGGAGGAGGCCAAATGGGCGAACTTCGAGTACCATTCCTCGATTGACCGCGCTGGGGAGCTGGGCCTGCGCTACGTCATCATCCATACGACGGGCCACCGGCCCGGGACGACGCGCGAAACCTGGCTTCCCATCTGGGTGGATTATATGGGGGAGATGGCGGAGTATGCCCGGCGGGCCGGCCTCATCCTGTGCCTGGAGAACGCCGCCGCTACCTTCCGGCTGGACGACACGGCCTATGTCATCCGCCAGGTGCATTCTCCCTGGCTGAGGATGACGTTCGACACCGGCCACGCCCAATATATCCTGAACTGGAACGGCGAACGCATCTGCGCCTACGAAGCCTACGGCTCCTTGGAGAATTTCATCCGCCGGGAGCATGATATTCTCTTCACCCTGCACATCCACGATAATTACGGTGAACAGGACGATCACCTGGTCATCGGGGATGGCAAGGGCGATTTCAGCTATCTGCGTACCCTCTACGAGCTGGGGTTCGACGGCGCCTGGAATTTTGAGCACAACATTGACGATAATTGGGACAGTGTCGAGGTGGCGGTGCGCCGGCTGAGGGCCTTGCTCGGCCTGCCGGCGGTCAACACGGCCGCTTCTTAG